One window of Nostoc sp. C052 genomic DNA carries:
- a CDS encoding ATP-binding sensor histidine kinase — MVSNLISIPVSIPGYYITEELYNGSRTLVFRGYRETDSLRVVIKLLKNPYPSFSELVQFRNQYTIAKNLNLKGIIHTYSLEPYKNSYILVMEDFGGISLKDYFANNNNVASLDEFLQIAISLCDILDILYRQRIIHKDIKPSNILINPETKQVKLIDFSIASLLPREIQTLISPNVLEGTLAYISPEQTGRMNRGIDYRTDFYSLGVTFYELLTGKLPFESNEPMELVHCHIAKQGPALVDSKEIPQVISDIVIKLMAKNAEDRYQSALGLKHDLEKCLYHIQETGKVGNFEIGKRDICDSFIIPDKLYGRETEVETLFQAFERISTGTTEMMLVAGFSGIGKTAVVNEVHKPIVRQRGYFIKGKFDQFNRNIPFSAFVQAFRDLMGQLLTESDAKIQQWKTKILEVVGENGQVIVEVIPELERIIGTQAPAQELSGTTAQNRFNLLFQKFTQVLTSKEHPLVMFLDDLQWADSASLKLMQLLMADTGYLFLIGAYRDNEVNLAHPLMLTLSEIEKTAATINTITLAPLNLDKVNKLVAQTLKCAENLALPLSKLVEKKTQGNPFFATQFLKALHQDGLIKFDFDLGCWQCDIAAVTQRVFTSDVVEFMALQLQKLPKSTQEVLKLAACIGNQFDLQTLAIVCELSEVETATNLWAALQSDLILPQSEVYKFYQDSYEHNQISDRSARRGHRQTAKYKFLHDRVQQATYSLIPQDQKQSTHYRIGNLLLENLSEIDRENQLFEIVHHLNIGSSLIVSPSKREELAQLNLATGNKARISTAYKAASNYFVAGIDLLAIGYWEKQYQLSLKLFLGRAEVETLAGHFELASSLIETVIEQTDSLLDKCAAYELKMRINTASGQPQTSIDTALVALNLLHIPLESEPPSSVDFEQLLNLPEMSNPAKLKAMEILMSVIGAAYVAQPGLMLPVTLTMLKLSTQHGNSPIAAFTYAFYGVLLCGFMGDIELGYQFGQLSLKILEKYDARFLKSKVYALFYSMICPWKEPISATINGLLESIQSGLDTGDIEYAMYSLKDYCHYYFLTGAFLDDVNAKYEKYLALSRKIEYIHDDLAIWQQIGINLKNSHIGDVQITLENLNEAETFHSLKEKQYNIPLFSAYFAKCQLNYFKGDYAKAIENANEASTYLDFVIGKIYPTVHNFYLSLALLGLAQTLEPEERSGYLDLVRKNQSQLEIWANHAPMNILHKFYLVKAEICRVLGEKSEAIEYYDRAIALAKENGYIQEEALANELAAKFYLDWGKEKVANSYMQEAYYGYARWGAKAKITLLEQQYPQLLAAMLPPPSLPVTHEGTIAQTLMRSFTNVNSSQNLWLDVPAVIKAAQAISQEIELEKLLATLIQMAITSAGAQIGCLILRQDEQWLVVAQADSEQTHRLEILLEQCQEIPQSVIYAVARTQKTTVFENLSDSAQFAGDRYVTTHQPKSVLCTPISQQGKLIGILYLENNLTTGAFTSDRLQVIQLLTAQAAISLENAQLYCQLEEYSYSLEQKISERTQELTQKATQLESTLQELQRTQSQLIQAEKMSSLGQLVAGIAHEINNPINFIYGNLEPASQYVTSLIEINHLYQNNYPQPIPEIEEKIADVELYFLVNDLQKLFKSMKLGAERIRQIVLSLRNFSRLDESEIKPVDIHEGIDSTLLILQHRLKNSSKNAEISIIKEYSQMPLVNCYPSALNQVFMNILSNAIDALKELDVNQKPTITIRTQIQEQKYISIQIIDNGMGMSESVRNKIFEPFFTTKPVGSGTGLGLSISYSIVVEQHGGQLNCISAPGKGTEFIIKIPV, encoded by the coding sequence ATGGTTAGCAATCTAATTAGTATTCCCGTTAGTATTCCCGGATATTACATAACTGAAGAACTCTACAATGGTTCCAGAACCCTTGTTTTTCGAGGGTATCGAGAAACCGACTCCTTAAGAGTCGTTATCAAGCTGCTGAAAAATCCTTATCCCAGCTTTAGCGAACTCGTACAATTTCGCAATCAATACACCATTGCCAAAAATCTCAACTTAAAAGGAATCATCCACACCTACAGCCTAGAACCGTACAAGAATAGTTATATATTGGTGATGGAAGACTTTGGGGGAATTTCCCTCAAGGATTATTTCGCCAACAATAATAATGTCGCGTCTCTAGATGAATTTTTACAAATAGCCATATCTCTATGTGACATCTTAGATATTCTTTACCGTCAGAGAATTATTCATAAAGATATTAAACCCAGCAATATTTTAATTAACCCCGAAACCAAACAAGTAAAACTAATTGACTTTAGTATTGCCTCTTTGTTACCACGAGAAATCCAAACTCTCATCAGCCCTAATGTATTAGAGGGTACACTTGCTTATATTTCTCCAGAACAAACAGGAAGGATGAATCGGGGAATTGATTACCGGACTGACTTTTATTCTTTGGGTGTAACTTTTTACGAATTGCTCACAGGAAAGTTGCCCTTTGAGTCAAATGAACCAATGGAATTGGTGCATTGTCATATTGCAAAACAAGGACCAGCGTTAGTTGACAGCAAAGAAATTCCCCAAGTTATTTCTGATATCGTCATCAAATTGATGGCAAAAAATGCCGAAGATAGATATCAAAGTGCTTTAGGTTTAAAGCATGATTTAGAAAAATGTCTGTACCACATCCAAGAAACTGGTAAAGTTGGAAACTTTGAGATTGGTAAGCGGGATATTTGTGACAGCTTTATTATCCCTGATAAACTTTATGGACGAGAAACCGAAGTAGAAACCCTATTCCAAGCATTCGAGCGCATCAGCACGGGGACAACTGAAATGATGTTGGTAGCTGGTTTTTCGGGTATTGGCAAAACAGCAGTTGTTAACGAAGTTCATAAACCCATTGTTAGACAACGTGGTTATTTTATCAAAGGAAAATTTGACCAATTTAATAGAAATATTCCCTTTTCTGCATTTGTGCAAGCATTCCGGGATTTAATGGGGCAATTGTTAACAGAAAGTGATGCCAAAATCCAACAATGGAAAACCAAAATTTTAGAGGTTGTAGGTGAAAACGGACAGGTAATTGTTGAAGTTATTCCCGAATTAGAAAGAATTATTGGTACTCAAGCACCAGCACAGGAATTATCAGGAACTACGGCACAAAATAGATTTAATTTATTATTCCAGAAATTCACCCAAGTCTTGACTAGTAAAGAACATCCATTAGTGATGTTTTTAGATGATTTGCAATGGGCTGATTCGGCATCACTGAAATTAATGCAGCTATTAATGGCTGATACAGGATATCTTTTCTTAATTGGTGCATACCGCGATAACGAAGTCAATCTAGCCCATCCGTTAATGTTGACTTTGAGTGAAATTGAAAAAACGGCAGCAACTATTAATACTATTACTTTAGCTCCACTGAATCTAGATAAGGTGAATAAGTTAGTTGCCCAGACACTTAAGTGTGCAGAAAATTTGGCATTACCTCTTTCTAAATTGGTAGAGAAGAAAACTCAAGGTAATCCTTTTTTTGCGACACAATTTCTCAAAGCATTGCATCAAGATGGACTAATTAAATTTGACTTTGATTTAGGCTGTTGGCAATGTGATATTGCAGCAGTGACTCAGCGAGTGTTCACTTCGGATGTAGTTGAATTTATGGCATTACAGTTACAAAAACTGCCAAAATCAACACAAGAGGTTTTAAAGTTAGCTGCTTGTATTGGCAATCAATTTGATTTACAAACATTGGCGATTGTTTGCGAATTATCTGAGGTAGAAACGGCTACTAATCTATGGGCTGCTTTGCAGTCAGATTTGATTTTACCCCAAAGTGAGGTTTATAAGTTTTATCAAGATAGTTATGAACACAATCAAATTAGCGATCGCTCTGCCCGCCGTGGGCATCGCCAGACAGCTAAGTATAAATTCTTGCACGATCGCGTCCAACAAGCTACTTATTCTTTGATTCCTCAAGATCAGAAGCAATCTACTCATTATCGTATTGGCAACTTACTCCTAGAGAATCTCTCAGAGATCGATAGGGAAAATCAGCTTTTTGAAATTGTTCATCACCTGAACATCGGCAGTTCATTAATTGTTAGCCCCTCGAAACGTGAAGAACTTGCCCAGTTAAACTTGGCTACAGGAAATAAAGCCAGAATTTCTACTGCTTATAAAGCTGCTTCTAACTACTTTGTTGCTGGTATTGATTTATTAGCAATAGGCTATTGGGAAAAGCAGTATCAGCTATCTTTAAAATTGTTTCTAGGAAGAGCAGAAGTTGAAACGCTTGCAGGTCATTTTGAGTTGGCATCTAGTTTAATCGAAACAGTTATTGAGCAAACGGATAGTCTACTCGATAAATGTGCAGCTTATGAGCTAAAGATGCGAATAAATACTGCCTCTGGACAACCCCAAACCTCTATCGATACTGCTTTGGTGGCTCTGAACTTATTACATATTCCATTGGAATCCGAACCTCCTAGCAGCGTTGATTTTGAGCAACTATTAAACCTCCCAGAGATGAGTAATCCTGCCAAACTCAAAGCAATGGAAATTCTCATGTCGGTGATTGGTGCTGCCTATGTTGCCCAGCCAGGACTCATGTTGCCAGTCACCCTAACCATGCTCAAATTATCCACTCAGCATGGCAATTCACCGATTGCTGCGTTCACCTATGCTTTTTATGGTGTCTTACTCTGTGGGTTTATGGGCGATATTGAATTGGGTTATCAATTTGGTCAACTTTCGCTCAAAATTCTGGAAAAATACGATGCTCGTTTCTTAAAAAGCAAGGTATATGCTCTCTTCTATTCGATGATATGTCCCTGGAAAGAACCTATTTCTGCAACGATTAATGGCTTGCTAGAGTCCATTCAAAGCGGTTTAGACACAGGGGATATAGAATATGCTATGTACAGCTTAAAAGATTACTGCCATTATTATTTCCTAACAGGTGCATTTCTTGATGATGTGAATGCAAAATACGAAAAATATCTGGCATTAAGCCGCAAGATTGAGTACATACATGACGATCTTGCCATCTGGCAACAGATAGGAATCAACCTGAAAAATTCCCACATTGGAGATGTACAGATTACCCTTGAAAATCTCAATGAAGCAGAGACTTTCCATAGTTTGAAAGAGAAGCAATATAATATACCTTTGTTTAGTGCTTACTTTGCTAAGTGCCAACTAAATTACTTCAAGGGTGACTATGCAAAAGCCATTGAAAATGCAAATGAGGCTAGCACTTACCTTGATTTTGTAATTGGCAAAATCTATCCTACGGTGCATAATTTCTATCTATCGCTGGCACTATTGGGGCTTGCCCAAACATTAGAACCAGAGGAACGCTCAGGATATCTTGATCTAGTCAGGAAAAATCAAAGTCAATTAGAAATCTGGGCTAATCATGCCCCAATGAATATCCTCCACAAATTTTATCTAGTCAAAGCTGAAATTTGTCGAGTTTTGGGAGAGAAAAGCGAAGCCATCGAATATTACGATCGCGCGATCGCTCTCGCCAAGGAAAACGGCTATATCCAAGAAGAAGCCTTAGCTAATGAACTTGCAGCTAAATTTTACCTAGATTGGGGTAAAGAGAAAGTTGCCAACAGCTATATGCAGGAAGCTTACTACGGCTACGCTCGCTGGGGTGCAAAAGCCAAAATTACCCTTTTAGAACAACAATATCCCCAACTACTAGCGGCGATGCTCCCACCCCCTTCCCTTCCCGTTACCCATGAGGGAACCATCGCCCAAACCTTGATGAGAAGTTTCACTAACGTCAATAGCAGCCAGAATTTATGGTTAGATGTTCCGGCGGTAATCAAAGCAGCGCAAGCTATCTCACAAGAAATTGAGTTAGAAAAACTGTTAGCAACCTTGATACAGATGGCGATTACTTCGGCGGGAGCGCAAATCGGTTGTTTAATTCTCCGCCAAGACGAACAATGGTTAGTAGTTGCTCAAGCCGATTCAGAGCAAACACACAGGTTAGAAATCCTCCTCGAACAATGTCAAGAAATTCCCCAAAGTGTTATTTATGCGGTAGCGCGGACACAAAAGACGACTGTGTTTGAAAACTTGAGCGATTCAGCCCAATTTGCAGGCGATCGCTATGTTACCACCCACCAACCCAAATCCGTGTTATGTACTCCCATTAGCCAGCAAGGAAAATTAATTGGTATCCTGTACTTAGAAAATAATCTCACCACAGGGGCATTTACGAGCGATCGCCTGCAAGTCATTCAACTCCTCACCGCTCAAGCAGCTATTTCCTTGGAAAATGCCCAGTTGTATTGTCAATTAGAGGAATATTCCTATAGTTTGGAGCAAAAAATCTCCGAACGCACCCAAGAACTCACACAAAAAGCAACGCAGCTAGAATCAACTTTACAGGAATTACAACGCACTCAATCCCAACTAATTCAAGCGGAAAAAATGTCTAGTTTGGGACAATTAGTTGCTGGTATTGCCCACGAAATTAATAATCCGATTAATTTCATCTATGGCAACCTCGAACCAGCGAGTCAATACGTGACATCCTTAATTGAAATAAATCATTTATACCAAAATAACTACCCACAACCAATCCCAGAAATTGAAGAAAAAATTGCTGATGTGGAACTATATTTTTTGGTTAATGATTTGCAAAAGCTGTTTAAATCGATGAAATTAGGAGCAGAACGTATCCGCCAAATTGTTCTATCGCTGCGTAATTTCTCCCGTTTAGATGAATCCGAAATCAAACCAGTAGATATTCACGAAGGTATTGATAGCACGCTGTTAATTTTACAGCATCGGCTCAAAAATAGTAGCAAAAATGCAGAGATTTCAATCATTAAAGAATACAGTCAAATGCCTTTAGTTAATTGTTATCCATCTGCTTTAAACCAGGTATTCATGAATATACTCAGTAATGCCATTGATGCCCTAAAAGAATTAGATGTAAATCAAAAACCCACCATCACAATTCGTACTCAAATACAAGAGCAAAAATATATTTCTATCCAGATTATCGACAACGGGATGGGGATGAGTGAATCAGTACGAAATAAGATATTTGAACCATTTTTTACTACGAAACCTGTAGGTAGTGGCACAGGTTTAGGATTGTCAATTAGCTATTCAATTGTCGTAGAACAACATGGAGGTCAGTTAAACTGTATTTCGGCTCCAGGAAAGGGTACAGAATTTATCATTAAAATACCAGTGTAA
- the murD gene encoding UDP-N-acetylmuramoyl-L-alanine--D-glutamate ligase yields MPRATVIGLGKSGVAAARLLKREGWEVELSDGNTSETLLKQQQELAAEQITVKLGQSLELNGANLPQLIVVSPGVPWDIPVLVEARQLGIETIGEMELAWRNLQSLPWVGITGTNGKTTTTALIAAIFQAAELNAPACGNIGYAACEVALSQGAGSREQGAGGAGEAGGAFDNSSLLTPNSSLLTPHSSLDWVIAEVSSYQIESSSSLAPRIGVWTTFTPDHLSRHKTLENYYNIKAKLLRQSELQVFNGDDAYLSQLGLSAWPNAYWTSVRGKDFLISEKGFYIEDGWVVEKLTATSTPEPIVKVSALRMVGEHNQQNLLMAVATARLAGINRDAIALAIREFPGVAHRLEHICTWEGIDFINDSKATNYDAAEVGLASVNSPAILIAGGEAKAGDDTGWLAKIQTKTAAVLLIGSAAPAFAKRLREVGYHNYHIVETMERAVPKSAELAKQYEAPVVLLSPACASFDQYPNFEVRGDRFRHLCLAWAGNYMYVAPF; encoded by the coding sequence ATGCCTAGAGCTACTGTTATTGGATTGGGAAAGTCCGGTGTTGCTGCGGCGAGATTGTTGAAACGGGAAGGTTGGGAGGTAGAGCTGAGTGATGGCAACACCTCCGAAACCCTCCTGAAACAACAACAAGAACTCGCTGCCGAGCAAATAACCGTAAAACTCGGCCAATCTCTAGAATTAAATGGTGCTAATTTACCCCAATTAATAGTCGTTAGTCCTGGCGTCCCTTGGGATATTCCCGTCTTAGTTGAGGCACGCCAATTAGGTATTGAAACCATTGGCGAAATGGAACTCGCTTGGCGAAATTTACAATCGCTACCTTGGGTAGGAATTACCGGCACTAACGGCAAAACTACTACCACAGCTTTAATTGCTGCAATATTCCAAGCAGCAGAATTAAATGCACCCGCCTGCGGTAATATTGGCTACGCCGCTTGTGAAGTTGCCCTATCTCAGGGAGCAGGGAGCAGGGAGCAGGGAGCAGGGGGAGCAGGGGAGGCAGGGGGAGCATTTGATAATTCCTCACTCCTAACTCCTAACTCCTCACTTTTAACTCCTCACTCTTCACTCGATTGGGTGATTGCGGAAGTTAGTAGCTATCAAATAGAGTCTTCGAGTTCTCTTGCTCCTCGGATCGGTGTTTGGACGACTTTCACACCGGATCACCTCAGTCGCCATAAAACTTTAGAGAACTATTACAACATCAAAGCCAAGTTATTACGTCAGTCTGAGTTGCAAGTCTTCAATGGCGATGATGCCTACTTGAGTCAGTTAGGTTTAAGTGCTTGGCCTAATGCCTATTGGACAAGTGTGAGAGGAAAAGATTTCCTGATTAGCGAAAAAGGCTTTTACATCGAAGACGGCTGGGTTGTGGAAAAATTGACTGCAACCTCTACACCAGAACCAATTGTGAAAGTATCTGCTTTGCGAATGGTGGGAGAACATAACCAGCAAAATCTGTTGATGGCAGTAGCAACAGCAAGATTAGCAGGAATTAATCGTGATGCGATCGCACTTGCAATTCGAGAATTTCCTGGTGTTGCCCATCGTTTGGAGCATATCTGCACTTGGGAAGGTATTGATTTCATTAACGACAGCAAAGCCACCAACTACGATGCTGCTGAAGTTGGTTTAGCATCCGTTAACAGTCCAGCGATTTTAATTGCTGGTGGAGAAGCCAAAGCCGGAGATGATACTGGCTGGTTAGCAAAAATTCAAACCAAAACTGCTGCTGTGTTATTGATTGGTTCTGCTGCACCCGCATTTGCTAAACGTCTGCGAGAGGTAGGGTATCATAATTACCATATTGTGGAAACAATGGAAAGGGCAGTTCCCAAGTCGGCAGAGTTAGCCAAGCAGTATGAAGCGCCTGTGGTGTTGCTATCTCCGGCTTGTGCGAGTTTCGATCAGTACCCAAATTTTGAGGTGCGGGGCGATCGCTTCCGTCATCTATGCCTTGCTTGGGCGGGAAATTATATGTACGTGGCTCCCTTTTAA
- the glyS gene encoding glycine--tRNA ligase subunit beta, with protein sequence MPGFLLEVGTEELPASFLSDALVQWQERIPQSLEANSLKGASVQVYGTPRRLAVLITGLPSQQPDREEEIKGPPAQAAFKDGQPTAAAAGFAKKQGVELDALSVRPTDKGEFVFVLKKITGRPVAEILTELVPQWIWGLEGKRLMRWGNGDARFSRPIRWLVALLDETVLPLELVNGSKTVQSDRISQGHRVLHPEPVTIAQPTDYVTTLKSAYVNVDPEERANLIKEQVNAVAENLGGYTVIYPDLLAEVINLVEYPSAVVGKFEPEFLELPTEVITEVMVTHQRYFPVFKPGSFEQELLPNFITISNGDPKKSDIVAVGNERVIRARLADGRFFYEADLTKPIDSFLPQLEKVTFQEELGSVRAKVDRIVQIAEQISNQLKLGENQSQRIQRAALLCKADLVTQMVYEFPELQGIMGEKYALASGEDAEVAKAIYQHYLPKGAGDILPGTLTGKIVGLADRLDTLVSIFGLGLIPSGSSDPFALRRAANAVVKIVWFDNLPINLDDLLKQIATDFAAKYHKDGASLTTALQEFFLQRIRTLLQEEKQIDYDLVNAVLGENDPEYTERTLKDLLDVRDRALYLQQIRNDSTLDNIYETVNRSTRLAAQGDLDTKQLEPTTVVRQELFQKSSESALYKALIDSVPETQAAQQTRNYQLLVAALTKIAPAVSNFFDGPDSVLVMDSDPEIKRNRLHLLGLVRNHARVLADFGAIVKNL encoded by the coding sequence ATGCCTGGGTTTCTATTAGAAGTTGGTACAGAAGAACTACCTGCAAGTTTTCTCAGTGATGCTTTAGTGCAATGGCAGGAACGCATTCCCCAAAGCTTGGAAGCAAACAGCCTCAAGGGCGCAAGTGTCCAGGTGTACGGTACTCCCCGGCGGTTGGCGGTATTGATTACAGGGCTACCATCGCAGCAACCAGATCGAGAAGAAGAAATTAAAGGGCCCCCCGCCCAAGCTGCCTTTAAAGATGGTCAGCCGACAGCAGCAGCAGCAGGCTTTGCCAAAAAGCAAGGTGTGGAACTGGATGCGTTGTCTGTTCGCCCCACTGACAAAGGGGAATTTGTCTTTGTTCTTAAAAAAATCACAGGTCGTCCTGTGGCGGAAATTTTGACCGAACTCGTTCCCCAGTGGATTTGGGGTTTAGAGGGTAAGCGGTTGATGCGTTGGGGTAATGGGGATGCCAGGTTTTCCCGACCAATTCGTTGGCTGGTAGCTTTGTTAGATGAGACAGTGCTGCCTCTAGAATTAGTGAATGGTTCTAAAACTGTTCAGAGCGATCGCATTTCTCAAGGTCATCGGGTCTTGCATCCTGAACCTGTGACAATTGCCCAACCTACTGATTATGTTACAACCCTCAAGTCTGCTTATGTCAACGTTGACCCAGAAGAACGGGCAAATCTGATTAAAGAGCAAGTAAATGCAGTTGCAGAAAATTTAGGTGGGTATACAGTAATTTACCCCGATTTGTTAGCAGAAGTAATCAACCTTGTAGAATATCCTTCCGCAGTTGTCGGGAAATTTGAACCAGAATTTTTAGAATTACCAACTGAGGTAATTACTGAAGTCATGGTTACTCATCAACGTTATTTTCCTGTATTCAAACCAGGGAGTTTTGAACAAGAATTATTGCCCAACTTCATCACCATTTCTAACGGCGATCCGAAAAAATCAGATATTGTTGCCGTGGGAAATGAAAGGGTAATTCGTGCCAGATTAGCTGATGGTAGATTTTTCTACGAAGCTGATTTAACTAAGCCAATAGATAGCTTTTTACCCCAGTTGGAAAAAGTCACTTTTCAAGAAGAATTGGGTTCGGTACGCGCCAAGGTAGATAGAATAGTTCAAATTGCCGAACAAATTAGCAATCAATTAAAACTAGGGGAAAATCAAAGCCAAAGAATCCAACGTGCTGCTTTATTATGTAAAGCAGATTTGGTGACACAAATGGTATATGAATTCCCAGAATTGCAAGGCATTATGGGAGAAAAATATGCCTTAGCTAGTGGTGAAGATGCCGAAGTAGCAAAAGCAATTTATCAACATTATTTGCCAAAGGGAGCCGGTGATATTTTACCAGGAACACTCACAGGTAAAATTGTCGGTTTGGCAGATAGATTAGATACTTTAGTGAGCATCTTTGGTTTAGGTTTAATTCCCTCTGGTTCATCCGATCCCTTTGCCTTGCGTCGTGCTGCCAATGCTGTAGTTAAAATTGTTTGGTTTGATAACTTGCCGATAAATTTAGATGATTTATTGAAGCAGATAGCAACAGATTTTGCAGCAAAATATCATAAGGATGGGGCATCATTAACCACAGCATTACAAGAGTTTTTCTTGCAACGCATCCGCACTTTACTACAAGAAGAAAAGCAGATTGATTACGACTTAGTAAATGCAGTTTTGGGAGAAAATGATCCAGAATACACAGAACGGACGTTAAAAGATTTATTGGATGTCCGCGATCGCGCCTTATACTTACAACAAATCCGCAACGACAGTACCTTAGATAACATCTACGAAACCGTTAACCGTTCCACACGATTAGCCGCTCAAGGCGATTTGGATACAAAACAGCTAGAACCAACAACCGTAGTTCGTCAAGAATTATTCCAAAAATCCTCTGAGAGTGCTTTGTATAAAGCCTTAATCGATTCAGTACCGGAAACTCAAGCAGCACAGCAGACACGAAATTATCAACTGTTAGTAGCAGCACTCACAAAAATTGCTCCGGCAGTTAGTAACTTCTTTGATGGCCCAGATAGCGTTTTAGTTATGGACTCCGATCCAGAAATTAAGCGTAATCGGTTACATCTGCTGGGATTAGTTCGCAATCATGCCCGTGTTTTAGCTGACTTTGGTGCGATCGTCAAAAATCTGTAG
- a CDS encoding glycosyltransferase family 4 protein — protein sequence MHILIYSYNYHPEPIGIAPLMTELAEGLVKRGHEVRVITGMPNYPQREIYDGYRGKWYLTEQKNGVTIERSYLRIKSKPNLVDRLLLELSFVFTSLPQAFKGGRPDVILLTIPPLLGTLPATIFGWLYNCPVVLNVQDILPEAAVRIGLLKNKWMIRTLTALEKFAYQTAHTISVIADGFGDNLVNKGVPVNKIVCIPNWVNLNFIRPLPKANNSWISNHQLDDKFVVLYSGNIALTQGLETVIEAAVCLRHIKDIVFVIVGESKALQRLQEYCLLNGADNVLLLPLQPREKLPEMLAASDVGLIVQKCNVISFNMPSKIPLLLASGRPIVGSVPATGTAARAIELSGGGIIVEPESPHAMAAAVHDLYTNPTLAARLGNKGRQFAEENYSLEQALDRYELLLSHIVTNHKSTMGIFPKFDSNKSVVDG from the coding sequence ATGCACATTCTGATTTATTCCTACAACTATCATCCAGAGCCGATTGGAATTGCCCCGTTAATGACTGAATTGGCAGAAGGATTAGTCAAGCGAGGTCATGAAGTGCGAGTGATTACGGGAATGCCCAACTATCCTCAGCGCGAAATTTATGATGGGTATCGAGGTAAGTGGTATCTTACTGAACAAAAAAATGGTGTCACTATTGAGCGAAGTTACCTCCGAATTAAATCCAAACCTAACCTCGTAGATCGGCTATTACTAGAGTTGAGTTTTGTTTTCACCAGCTTACCCCAAGCCTTTAAAGGTGGACGTCCCGATGTGATTCTCTTAACAATTCCACCTCTATTAGGTACGTTGCCAGCAACAATATTTGGCTGGTTATACAACTGCCCAGTAGTTCTGAATGTGCAAGACATTCTACCAGAAGCCGCTGTACGTATTGGGCTATTGAAAAACAAGTGGATGATCCGAACTCTTACAGCTCTAGAGAAATTTGCATATCAGACTGCACATACTATTAGTGTCATTGCCGATGGATTTGGCGATAACTTAGTGAATAAGGGAGTACCTGTTAATAAAATTGTTTGTATTCCCAATTGGGTAAATTTAAATTTCATCCGGCCTTTACCCAAAGCGAACAACTCTTGGATATCTAACCATCAACTGGATGATAAATTTGTAGTACTTTATTCGGGCAATATTGCTCTAACACAAGGTCTTGAAACAGTAATAGAAGCAGCAGTTTGCTTGCGTCATATTAAGGATATTGTCTTTGTAATCGTTGGCGAATCAAAAGCATTACAAAGGTTGCAGGAATATTGTCTATTAAATGGAGCAGATAATGTTTTGCTGCTACCTTTGCAGCCGCGAGAAAAACTACCCGAAATGCTAGCGGCATCTGATGTAGGATTAATTGTGCAAAAGTGCAATGTGATTTCGTTCAATATGCCTTCAAAAATACCATTGCTATTGGCGAGTGGTCGCCCAATTGTGGGTTCAGTTCCCGCCACTGGTACTGCTGCTAGAGCGATCGAACTCAGTGGTGGTGGGATAATTGTTGAGCCAGAATCACCCCATGCAATGGCAGCTGCGGTGCATGATTTATATACTAATCCTACTCTAGCAGCAAGGCTAGGCAACAAAGGAAGACAGTTTGCCGAAGAAAACTATTCCTTGGAACAAGCACTCGATCGGTATGAGTTGCTTCTTTCTCACATTGTTACTAACCACAAATCAACTATGGGAATCTTTCCGAAATTTGATTCCAATAAATCAGTTGTGGATGGTTAA